The sequence tatatatatatatatatatatatatatatagatatatatatagatatatataaatgtgtatatatattcatttgtatatatgtataaatttgaacacacacacacacacacacaccacacacacacacaaacacaacacacacacacacacacacacacacacacacacacacacacacacacacacacacacacacacacacacacacacacatatatatatatatatatatatatatatatatatatatatatatattgtgtgtgtgtgtgtgtgtgtgtgtgtgtgtgtggtgtgtgtgtgtgtgtgtgtatgtgtgtgtgtgtgtgtgtgtgtgtgtgtgtgtgtgtgtgtgtgtgtgtgtgtgtgtgtgtgcgcacacacacacacacacacacacacacacacacacacacacacaatatatatatatatatatattatatatatatatatatatatataatatatatatatatatatatatatatatatatatagatagatagatagatagatagatagatagatagatagatagataaataaataaatagatagaccgatgtgcatacatgtatactgaCAAAGCTGTCTGCAGTTGGCTCTGAGAAAGTCGCGTCAGGAAGCAGATCGGCCGGAAACGGATTTGGCCTTTTGTGGTAACTTTATTCACTTGAATGTGCAACGTTATATATTATGCACGACTAGGTTTAATCAATTACCGAAGCCTTTAAGAAGATATTTAGTAATTCATGATTCGATGTTGCAAACAAGAATTGGTAATttcagtaatgttttttttttttttgccagaaaaTAAGGtaattttctcaatattttcgaacataattatttgtattgcgCGCTCGCCTCGCTTCTTTTATTACCTGTAAGAGAACGGCGCGACGATTGGCTTAAAATCTACACCAGAAGAAAACTTATTGCTGATTGGCCGAGTACCAGCTGTTCAGAATTTAAACGCTTTGATTGGCCCAAATCTAACGCCGCTAACAAATCTCGTCGCTGATTAGTTGAAAGCTAAGGGACAAAAGAGAGCCCGTCGCTGATTGGCCAATCGCTTGCTGAGGGAGGTTTAACcagcaaaatcaaaacaaacacgaTTAAACAGGCTGATGTCGAGCCTACAGTCTTCAAATTGAAAATGGTGAGAAAAGTTTGATTTCTTGTAATGTTTGgagttatttttttgtatatcccGTATGCGTATTTGGTTTAAGTGTGTTTGTTTCAtgtatatggatttttttattgTCGGAAATGAGTCATTGCTCCATCCGGGCTTTgacctatttactttttttttttttttttttttttttttttttttgcaacatgatTATTTTAAATCTCGTAGAAATTGTGAAAAGATTGATGTACATTGCATTGGTCAAAGCAGTTACGTCAAAGAAAGATCTGTATATTGCCTTTAGCCTTTGTAGTTTCACTTGCAACATGGCAgtctatttataaaaatatacatagaaataaaaaaaataaaagaatcttTACCACATATTCTGGCAAGATTGATCAAATATTAATACAGTTGCCAACAAAACCATTGCTTTGCCGCTTGATGTTGCAGGAGGACCAATGGCGTGTACTAACAAGGTCACTCAATTTGTATTTAACATAACGTAAACAAAGGTTGACGTTATtagcacatatatattaacattagatTTAATTTTTCCATAAACTGCAAGAAATGTACAATATTCTTTTACGTCGGCTTACCTATAGTGAAAACTGTAAGGTAGTTTGTGTTCTAGAGCATATTATTTACCAAATAAGATCTTTAAAAATTTCTAATATGATTTTTCTACCTTATCAGTGGTTGAAATATTTGCAAGTCGTACCAGAAGACAACCTATGAGCAGCAACTGGAGCTAACCAAAAATATCACAACATAATCTTAATATCAAAATACTTATATAGAATAGTTAATATATTGAGTTTGCGGACACCTCATGATACAGTCAAAATAACTGATTAAAAGTTAGTGTGATTTTAATGAGGATGGCCTTTAAATATATTCCGCTCATAATGCactttaaatgaaaatttaattgtgAGATTACttcatatgtttgtttatttcccaaattttgtcaTGAAAATTTTTACAATGTAGCATTGCTCTGCAGTTTGACTAATGCACTTTATATTAAGTTGGCAGTGCAGTTTGATTTTCTTAATTATCTATAAAGGTAAACTGACAGGAAACTAAATTTGTAGATGAATGATTAATCCTATTATGATTTTACAGCTGACAGCTAACCTTTCTGCCTTGACActcatgttaaataataataaaacagacttgaatgtatattgtgtatgtacctacacacacacacacacacacacacacacacacacacacacacacacacacacacacacacacacacacacacacacacacacacacacacacacacacacacacacacacaaaaaaaatctgcatatatgcatatatgcatatatgcatatatgcatatatacatatatacatatatacatatatacatatatacatatatacatatatacatatatacatatatacatatatatatatatatatatatatatatatatatatatatatatatatatatatatatatatatatatatatatatatatatatatatatatatatatatatatatatatatatatatatactttccacTCTGAatcctgtatttctttttttttatgaatcagtTCATTGCAAAGCTATAGGGCACCTGACATAAATCATAGTGCAACTTTCCTGTACTGTCCTTTACAGCTTGGCAACAGCACAGTACATTACTGTTAATATAAACCTGGTGTCTTGAGGCAATTTATCAGATATATTTATCCTATATCTTGAATTCAGCATATGTAGTGAATTATTTAATGCAGCAGTGATTATATAGAATACTTGTTCCATTGTAGAATTAATGTTGATGAAGACTTTTTAGCTAATTATCAATAGTTTCCCCATGCATTTGTCAGAAAGTAAATTCTTTTGTCATTGTATCTAGCAGAATTGAGGTATAGGTTTAGGACCTATGATAGTGAGCAGTATACGGAATTGATAGAGTTGATAAATTAGAGACAATTTTTGTCTGCAATTTCCTATGCAGATTGAAAAAATAAAGTCATttgatatagaatatgatattaaCTTTGCCTTAAGACTAACAATGAGTGAAACCTACCATTGTATCAAGAGGACAAACATAATTAAGGACAGTTTTGTTTTGCACATTGTTCGGTGAATCACAAAGTTTGGTTACTCGAGGCAGTGTTGATGCAGCCATGAAGTTTGTTAGTTGTTAGCCTGcagaatataaaaggaaaatgtttgtTGTTCATGCTATAGCACCATTAGTCCTGAAGCCACCATGTGGGTCAGTAAATTGTAATTGTGAAAagactatatttttcatttttgttgtatgtttgataaagatcactttttttttttttttgtgtgtgtgtgtgtgtgtgtgtgtgtgtgtgtgtgtgtgtgtgtgtgtgtgtgtgtgtgtgtgtgtgtgtgtgtgtgtgtgtgtgtgtgtgtgttattcttcaAGCAAAAAGACAATTATTTCTTATAGGTCTGCCAAACTTATTGGATGGGGAGGGATGTGCAGATTGCATTgcaaatgaatattttatttattcaaatcatAAATCAAGTTATGAATCCATCTTTGACAATCATGTTGTCATAAATGTATGGTTCAATAAAGATTTGATGATGTCCTTAaggataattttatttcattttatttttttctaaccaaGAATTAGGATTAAACTCAAAGTATCAAATTTTCATGATATTGTacactaaaaaaaatagatgaagtaATGTTTAAATATTTCCTATTCAGATATTACTGACTGGCACTTCTTCCATTTTCCATCTTCATTATGTCTGAAAATGAAGCAGATACTATGAAGCACTGTTATAATCTGGGACTCGCTCCCCAATCTATTCTAGAAAGGAAATCTATCCCCTCTAGATTGATTAGTAAACTTTACATTTagcagttttatcattactatttccaaCCATAAGCATTGCCAGCCACACTGATATTGTTATTCTAAACCAATTATATTCTTGAATCATTGATTCCTGTTCCACACTGAGAACCATACTTCAGAAAACTGTCAACTTCCGAAAAGTAGTCAGCTGGTCCCCATAATTCAGGGTAGAAAATGATGATTGATTAAGCAGCTAATGACCTTATTTCATTAGTGTGAATGCACACATATCCCAACCTCTCCACTTTCCTAAACTTGCATAAGCAACAGGATATGCAACTATTCATCAGATCTTGATACATCCATATGTATAGCATACAAAGACTATGCAAAATTTCATAGCTTTGATATCTCTTTCAGGATCTCAAAGCATGGAGGCCAAGGGTATCTGACGCAAGTTCTAGCGGTGTTGAGTCATCTAATATTCTGAGCTCTGCAGAAAATTCTCCTGATGTGATTCCCGCAAGCCCTGGGAGTCCAGATAGCATTCCTGATACACCAAAGACTACCCGTGGAATCTTCCAGCAGAGGAGCAGGCAATACCACTCATCGCAAAGTTCTCGGGCTTCATCTTTAAGGTGTGCAGTTATGCTTATGTCCTCTGTACACttgttttgtttaattctttaatcctccttttcttcctcttcttcatcatgttattattattattattattattattattattattattattattattattgttattattattgtcgttgttattataactattaccattactattattatcattattatatttaaaaaaattattttttgtcttcctcttcctccctcctctcctcctcctccctcctctcctcctccatctctgccAAAAGCACCACTCTCATGActaccacctcctcttcttccttccttcccttttctggCTCCTCTTAGTTTTCCTCAGCAATACCTTTGTGAGTATTTTTCAATCAATCATCTTCCATTTATGACACTTATTCATAAAGCAAAGACCCTCAATGATTCTTTTTTGTGCACAGGTCTGAAAGTGGACCGGTATCTGTACCAGACtcagatgaggatgaggatgtcaGCTATGCCAAGAATGGAGCCAATGTCATCACTGAGTCGGACGACGATGCCAGTGCATACATATCCGATGATTCAGCCGTCGGTGATTCACACTTCCATGAGTTGGTTGTCAAGTCAAAAAGTGCGAGAGTTCCACAGGATACTCCCAAAGTGGAACCCTCAAGGGCACACCAGATGGGAATGGGATCCACCCTCTCCTCAGACACTCCAACCCTTCCGTCATGTGGTGGTATCAGTTCCAAAGTAGAAGGTGGAATGATGGCTAGCACTCCGACTCTTGACCCCACAACTCCGCTAAACACGTGGAGGAAATCTGCTGCCGTCGTACTCTCCGACGATGAAGACGGAGAAAGCCCCATCCCACAGCCatatcagagaaaaaataaagctgTGGTGGAGTCAGACTCGGAGTCAGAATCAGATGTGAGTCATCATTTAAAGTACAGGCaggaaagaaagtggaaaagcaATGATAGCAGGTCAAGTACTGAAGGAACTGGTAGATATAAAAGTTCCTCTGATGTTCAGGATGGCAAGGTGATGCATCCAGGTAATAGACAtgttgttgatttggtcagtgaTGCAGATAGTCCAATTCCCCAATTTATTAGAAGGAAGAAGGCAACTGTTATTGACAGTGACAGCCAAGAAGAATCTCCACTAAAGAATATATCAGAACAGGAACCTGACTCCAGTGGAAATTTAGAAGGCACAGATGATTCTATTGTGTCTCCATCATCTCCAGAGAATGAAAAATCCTTAACCCCCCAGCAAAAATATGGGCATCGtttcaaaataaagaagaaaacaccacagaaacaagaattgtcTGCTGCATCCATTAGTCAAGCAAACTTTGAAGACTCTGTTTCTTCAGTTAATAAGTCAGTCAGTATTTTGGAGGTGTCAAATGCATCAGCTGGCAATACAAGTGGAAGGAGCCTTACTTCAGGCATGTCAGTGTCAGATATGGATGCAGAAGAAATCCAGAGAAAGCTGAAACAAATGAAGGTAGATTTTGAATAATCTTTTGTTCCATATGGTTGTTTATTATGGTTCATAATATACATTGCAGTTTTGTGATTGATAAATGAATGCAGTAGACCTTGATTAATGCAGATACCAAGAGTAAACGTAAACCACATAAAGAAGTGAATTAAGTATAGCAGTATGCCATTATCTCCTTGACGAGCATTCACATAAAAAGCAAATTTCTGTTTTCAGTTGGTGATGCGGACAGGAAACATGGCAGCTCTTCCAGACAAGGGTGAAAAATTAAAGGCCAAGATTCGTTCCTTAGAAGATGCCTTGGCAAATCTGAGTGTCAACAGCATCCAGGTTAgcttgataataattttttgttccttgttttctttccattcataattcatttcatttattgtttgttatttcccTACCCcttttaatcattaattattatttccattatttgataatcataacattgtTTACTCTGTTAgtgttctattttatttttattccactttttccaTTAATCcttcttttgtattttctctctcagtAACCATTTTATTTGTGGATAGTGCTTTATTAACCCATAATTttggcctctgtgtgtgtgtgtgtgtgtgtgtgtgtgtgtgtgtgtgtgtgtgtgtgtgtgtgtgtgtgttgtgtgtgtgtgtgtgtgtgtgtgtgtgtgtgtgtgtgtgtgtgtgtgtgtgtgtgtgtgtgtgtgtgtgtgtgtgtgtgtgtgtggtgtgtgtgtgtgtgtttgtgtgtgtgtgtgtgtgtgtgtgattaagacATAGTATCCACTAATGTATCAGGTACTGAATGGAATTTTTTTTCCGATATGACCCCCATAACTCTGTTCCCCATATAGGCCTTCAATTCCCACAGCCAGTCATACAGTTGTATTATCTGCCTGTTTTTCTTGTGAATGGAATGTATTGTGTGTGAATTAGCTATTCTGATATTATATGGCATATGTCATCCAGCCATACCCTCAATTTTTTCCAATGTTATTACATATCACAGAGCTACTTCGTGGTATATCATTGTCTTTTTAACATtgacacatctgtatatatatatatatatatatatatatatatatatatatatatatatatatatatatatatatatatatatatatattttgtgtgtgtgtgtgtgtgtgtgtgtgtgtgtgtgtgtgtgtgtgtgtgtgtgtgtgtgtgtgtgtgtgtgtgtgtgtgtgtgtgtgtgtgtatgtgtgtgtgtgtgtgtgtgtgtgtgtgtgtggtgaaacaATGATGTTATTgctttgtatgtgttttatttacatGCTTATGGGAAGTATCTCCATTTTCAGTCATGTGTGAATTGTaactatgataattttttttctttttttttattgacaatatatatttgacataagacaaagaaatataatttgTCTTGTGCATAAAATTGAGCCCTTAAAATACCAGCAACTAAATTTTACCATAGTGAAGTTCCAATCAGGTTAGGGGGACAGACAAACTGTGGAGGGCTTGGTGTTGATTAAATGAACTTGCTTCATGTGTAAAAAGACGAAAATTAAACACTAATCTTACTATATATGGATATTTCAGGATGTATCAAGCCATAAAGGAAGCCCCAATAACTCTCAAGACATATCTGCAGCATCAAGTAGTGGTGAAAGTTCTATACATGATGTGTCTAACTCCTCTGCATCGTCAGTGAAGAGTGTTTCAGAGCCAAGCTTGAATGAACTGGAGAGGAAACTGAGACAGAAAAAGGTATGCTATTGCAGTGCGGCTTTCTCAGAGTCATGATTATAGTTTCAGATTCCTTAAATGTGTAGTCTTCCCAGCATTATCCTAGGCTGTCACAACAGTTTATATGTACTTAAATAGCTTTTGCAGTATTTAATTTTCTCTTACATGTTCTCttacatgtatatgaaaatcaCACATGTTTATGGATtatccttcttttgtttttagatGGAGTACGATGATGCAAGAAGGAAGTCCAGGCCTGACAAGGAAGCAAAATTACGAAAACATATAGCACAATTGGAAGAGGATATTGCTCGCAAAAAAGGCATAGATGTGCACAGGTGAGGCAATATGCAAGTAATCTTGAATTTCTGTGATTAAAACAAGGAGGCAAATAAGGAATTTGTccttatatatttcatttgtaagaaaatatttgtttgcttttttcttgAAATGATAGGTTTGACTACCAGAGTTCTCAGCAACGCAAGACTGTAGATCCTGTAGGAAGCAGCCAGACAGAAAGTAAATTAgaagcaacaaagaaaaaattgaatgaaatcAAGGTATGTCtgctttttttgcataaaaatataaatggcaAAGGTATACAGTTTCACTTTGTCGACAGTCAGTTGCAAGGGGTGTCAAACTTGTTTACTTCTTTGAATCAGATATTTCATGAATACACCATATGTGGACTGCATAGCTTAACTGttgttattacaataaaatatatttatagattgttGAAAACATAATGGATTAAAGACAAAAAGTCCGTTTGATTTGTAACTAAACTAAGAGCATGACATAAGTgactttttaaaagtaaaaaaacagcaacaacagttcAATCCTTTAGAACAGAAGATAAGGGTGGAGAAGCAAGTAGGCCATGTGCTACAAACAAGAGTGTTTCTGGCTTCGTACAGCCCTCAGGCTGCATGTTTTACACCTCAGCTTGACAGTTATACACAGAAACATGTCCAAATATATTTTCTGATAAcctattattttttaagatgATCTATCGGGCAGCTAATCCAAGAGCTCTACCAGATGGAGGATTGAAACTCCGTCAGCGAATTACAGAACTTGAGAaggaagtgatgatgatggaacTGAAAGCCAACATTAACACGGAAACAGATGTCAAGGTTATAAAGGGTAAGTAGCAACTTCTTAGAAAATGAAatgtacaaaaaagaagaaaatcatataaatctgtataattttgaaattttcagaaataaattgtgatgtgtgtagtatatgttgtGCAGAAAGCACAGTAATCAcacttttttctaattcttttgttaaactacagataatgataaattatattcaAAACATTTGCTTTCTGCGATGGAACTCAGTCTTTTATATACTATAAGAAGCATTCATTATAGGTAAACCTATTTTTGTGAATCAGAAGCAAAATTGACCTTTTCAGTCAAGGGACCAGAACCACAGTATCGTCAGACGAAGCTCCTTGAGTACTCTAACTTGCCACCACCTATCAAGAAAGTAGACCCACAGCAGTTACTTCCTCAGCATGTGCTTGATGCTCTCTACAGTGCAGACAAAGATTACAATGCCAGGAATTATGGTGGGAAGATCTCCTCAGGTGAGTCATCAGGCAGAAAAGAAATAGGTATTGTTAAagtagatgaataataatgacagaaatttgTTTTGCATGTAATGTATTTTGTTGCCAACTAGGACTTACTTCCCAACAGCCCGTGAGCGTGAGATGGTGCGGCTCACAAGTGATGCAATTGAAGGCCTCCACAAGGCCATCAAAGCTGCCCCTGACGTAGATACTGTTGAGGAAGAACAACCACATAGCCTTAAAGCTACACTAATGCCCCATCAGCGCCGTGCCCTTGCTTGGCTGCTCTGGAGGGAGAGGCAGCTCCCACCTGGTGGTATCCTTGGTGAGTTTGGGTTCTTGGAGATATGGTCACTATTTttagaagtgaaaaaaaatggcTAAACATTTTTGTGAATCAGATTGCCTATACATtcacattttttatacattttccttAAAGTAGAAAACAGTTGATATATAAGCCTATATAgttctgcatgtgtgtatacctataaatGAACATGTACcaagaaattaaaataacaaaagatacaCCTTTCTTCAGCTGATGACATGGGTCTGGGTAAAACCCTGACCATGATCTCACTTGTGCTTCGTCACCGAGAACTGGTTAGGGAAGGAGTGATTGCAGAAGACTTTTCATCCCTCCAAGAGTCTGATCATGAAGGTGGAGAAAGTCAAGAGGAGGACGGatggataaagaaagggaaagcaaaacACACTTCCCTTGTTCCTTCTCATGGGACATTGGTGGTATGTCCTGCATCC comes from Penaeus monodon isolate SGIC_2016 chromosome 5, NSTDA_Pmon_1, whole genome shotgun sequence and encodes:
- the LOC119573251 gene encoding transcription termination factor 2-like codes for the protein MDLKAWRPRVSDASSSGVESSNILSSAENSPDVIPASPGSPDSIPDTPKTTRGIFQQRSRQYHSSQSSRASSLRSESGPVSVPDSDEDEDVSYAKNGANVITESDDDASAYISDDSAVGDSHFHELVVKSKSARVPQDTPKVEPSRAHQMGMGSTLSSDTPTLPSCGGISSKVEGGMMASTPTLDPTTPLNTWRKSAAVVLSDDEDGESPIPQPYQRKNKAVVESDSESESDVSHHLKYRQERKWKSNDSRSSTEGTGRYKSSSDVQDGKVMHPGNRHVVDLVSDADSPIPQFIRRKKATVIDSDSQEESPLKNISEQEPDSSGNLEGTDDSIVSPSSPENEKSLTPQQKYGHRFKIKKKTPQKQELSAASISQANFEDSVSSVNKSVSILEVSNASAGNTSGRSLTSGMSVSDMDAEEIQRKLKQMKLVMRTGNMAALPDKGEKLKAKIRSLEDALANLSVNSIQDVSSHKGSPNNSQDISAASSSGESSIHDVSNSSASSVKSVSEPSLNELERKLRQKKMEYDDARRKSRPDKEAKLRKHIAQLEEDIARKKGIDVHRFDYQSSQQRKTVDPVGSSQTESKLEATKKKLNEIKMIYRAANPRALPDGGLKLRQRITELEKEVMMMELKANINTETDVKVIKVKGPEPQYRQTKLLEYSNLPPPIKKVDPQQLLPQHVLDALYSADKDYNARNYGGKISSAREREMVRLTSDAIEGLHKAIKAAPDVDTVEEEQPHSLKATLMPHQRRALAWLLWRERQLPPGGILADDMGLGKTLTMISLVLRHRELVREGVIAEDFSSLQESDHEGGESQEEDGWIKKGKAKHTSLVPSHGTLVVCPASLLGQWKGETQKHVAKGKVKCLVYHGTSRDLDIHALAHYDMVVTTYQLVMKEAFPGGKEKIDKSNKDDVPKIKAKDQGRLFRIGWSRIILDEGHQIRNHKSQTAKAVCLLRGGRRWVLTGTPVQNKEMDLYSLLRFLRVSPFDEYTCWKLQVSNNSAQGMRRLGLLTKVIMLRRTKDQVDQNTGKKLVELPEKKIVQHALSLSQREREVYDRVFTFSRSALVQYMKSNEEREQEKMEKWGGNKPAVVTTKKDDNRFTPTLTADSAIENVKAHHLLVLLLRLRQICCHPSLIKGMVETEGSDADGLEGSTKDSMELDLASQMAEMSLIMPNEVEEEADNKVKKDVLNLKNPVFSKNSASSKIEKIIEELSRLRDKGTREKSVIVSQWTSMLEVVEKHLENVGIRCLTISGQVLVKERPAIVDDFNNNPRGPPVMLLSLAAGGVGLNLVGANHLFLLDMHWNPQLEAQACDRIYRVGQTRKVTVHRFVVQNTVEERILQLQQKKLQLAEDVLSGAKRTTSNKLTLEDMKSIFNVL